One window from the genome of Nomascus leucogenys isolate Asia chromosome 12, Asia_NLE_v1, whole genome shotgun sequence encodes:
- the MAB21L3 gene encoding protein mab-21-like 3: protein MKSLTVGDLEDCLLNKVDLRRQQISQAMEEVQKVVHHLTTNISNQDIRFQAVPYSDTYNENIKVLAPSQFLVTVPIKGLAGYREAREQRWRYYTLQGTRLPCPLRDPEGLQQWLEVEQFMKSLWQWHETDVNIDGDIVPAKVLLVFRKLVENAIRTCHLSGKLSMLGNRSAVWVAVETSAYQVELELVPAVEIPTTWSRKARWPRCLQRWPSQERVECIKSFGFNLLACSNYHWQLSFLRAEQVLLEQLDEDGGCRRKCFQVMRQLKEDVWCPGNRPVITSHHLQTVLFWTCEKYPHFKDWQVFSKAFLRLVRKLHKCVSQHFLKHYFVRNSNLFQCTNPIELDTVAQKVAPFLKNPQIGPP, encoded by the exons ATGAAATCCCTTACTGTGGGAGACTTAGAAGATTGCCTACTGAATAAG GTGGACTTGAGGCGTCAGCAGATTTCCCAGGCTATGGAGGAGGTGCAGAAAGTCGTTCATCATTTGACCACAAACATCAGCAACCAAGACATTAGATTTCAAGCTGTGCCTTACTCTGACAcatacaatgaaaatattaag GTTTTGGCCCCCAGTCAGTTCCTCGTCACAGTCCCAATAAAAGGCCTGGCCGGGTACAGGGAGGCCAGGGAGCAGCGCTGGCGGTACTACACCCTGCAGGGCACCAGGCTGCCCTGCCCGTTGCGGGACCCTGAGGGTCTGCAGCAGTGGCTGGAGGTGGAACAGTTTATGAAGAGCCTGTGGCAGTGGCATGAGACAGATGTGAACATCGACGGCGACATTGTGCCCGCCAAGGTCCTCCTAGTGTTCCGGAAGCTGGTGGAAAATGCAATTAGAACCTGTCACCTCTCAG GTAAGCTCAGCATGCTAGGAAACCGCTCTGCAGTTTGGGTTGCTGTGGAAACATCCGCATATCAGGTGGAACTGGAGCTGGTCCCCGCAGTGGAGATCCCCACCACCTGGTCCAGGAAAGCCCGGTGGCCTCGATGTCTGCAGCGCTGGCCTTCCCAAGAGAGAGTGGAGTGCATCAAG tcGTTTGGGTTTAACTTGTTGGCCTGTTCAAATTATCACTGGCAGCTGAGCTTCCTCCGTGCTGAGCAGGTGTTACTGGAACAGCTGGATGAAGATGGGGGCTGCCGTAGGAAGTGTTTTCAGGTCATGAGGCAGCTGAAGGAGGACGTCTGGTGCCCAGGGAACAGGCCGGTCATCACGTCCCACCATCTGCAG ACTGTGCTCTTTTGGACCTGCGAGAAATATCCCCACTTTAAAGACTGGCAGGTTTTCAGCAAAGCGTTTCTGCGCCTGGTGAGAAAACTGCACAAGTGCGTGAGCCAGCACTTCCTGAAACACTATTTCGTCCGGAACAGCAACCTCTTTCAGTGCACCAACCCTATTGAACTGGACACTGTGGCCCAAAAGGTGGCCCCCTTCCTGAAGAACCCCCAGATCGGCCCACCCTGA